The DNA region GAACATGCCTACTATTTGGACTACCAAAATCGCCGTCCCGACTACATCAGCGATTTCGTAACCAAGCTGATCAACTGGGAGTTTGTGGCTGAAAACTTCGCCAAAGCTGCCTAGTTGTTGCCTCGGAACCTTGGGGTTTTTGAATTTTTCCGATGATTTAGCCCCCAATGGGTTCAATGCTTTTTTCCTTTGCCTGTTTGGTTACAGGTTTGGCAAAAAGTTGGTCTGCTGAATCATCTAAATCATCCCTGGCCGACCCAAGATAGTTTGGGTCGGCATTATTTTTGGTTTTTCCCGAAGGTCAAATTTCAATCACCCTGAACAATCAATCCGGGTGAAAAATGACCTGAAAAAAAACGTCCCGCACCGCTCAGGCTTGGGACGCGTCGCTGAATTGTCGCATTTAACATAGCAGACGACGATCGCCCAAAGACGGATGCCAGTTGTTTGCAATCCTTAATTGGCAATTGTGGTCTTGTTATTTCGGCTGCCCTATGCCCGCAAAATAACCCTTTCAGCCGATCGAATCCGACCCGACATTAGGGGTTAAATTCCGGGCAAAATTTCAAAGCGGGCAGCTCCCGCGCCCGATCGACCCGCGATCGGCTCAGGCATCTGCGAACCTGCGAACCTGCGAACCAATGATCCCGATCGATCGCGCTTAGGGAACCGGCGAGGCAATCAGGGCCGCCCCGATCGCCTCAGCCCCCACGCCGGGCACAAAGGCCAAGAAAGCATTACTGCTGCCCGCAATACTCATCATGGTTCCAGCCTGACCGTTGAGCGTAAAGGGCGCATAGGCCACGGCCGAGGGAGAGAATCCATCCGTCAAACCGATGCGATCGACCCCTGGGGTGAAGTCCGTCAAAATATCCGTCACTTCCGGCGTGGGCGCAGGGGTGCTCGTCCGCAACACAAAGATATCGGCTCCATCGCCCCCGGTCAGTTGATCCCGTCCCCGATCGCCCGACAGGATGTCGTCACCAGGGCCACCAATCAACACATCAAACCCAAAACCACCCCGCAGCAGGTCATTGCCCGCCCCGCCATCCAGGGTATCTGGGCCAATCCGCCCGGAAATTTGGTCATTGCCCGCGCCCCCTTGCAAGACATTCGGCAAGGCATTGCCCAAAATTTCATCAGTCCCAGCCGTGCCAACCACGTTTTCCAAATTGGCCCCAATCCCAACGACCCAGCCGTAGCCCATATCTTGGTAGTCGGGGCCGGTCGGTTCGTTTTTGCCCTTGTAAATACGTGCGCCCAAGGCAGAACGCTCCGTCAAGCGGCCGTTATCGATCAGATCAAACAGGTAATCGCCTGCCGGGAGGGCCGATGCGTCCACCGTGTCATTGCCCCCACCATCCCAAATCGCTTGCACCGTGCGGAGATTACTGGAATCTAGGCGATAGGTGGTGTTTTCTGCCCGTGAACCGCGATTGGTGCCATACAAGAACTGCAAAGCGGCAATATCCAACGCCATTAGCGTTGAAGGATCCGCAAATCCCTTGTCCTGCTGAGCATCGCCGTTGTAGCTCATGACCGTGTTCACGATATTGTCGCGAGCCGAGTCAAGAAACGGTTCTTCACCTGCGTTTTCTGCGGGTTGGCCAGGATCCTGGTTGGCGGTGGCGTTGTAGTTTCCGGGGTGCTTCAGGCCCAAGGCGTGACCAATTTCGTGGATCAGCGTCGAATAGCCATAGCTGCCGGGGCCGGAGGTAAAGGCCGTGCTCGGGTCGCTGTTGTTTGCGGGCTGGAGGTGAACTGCGCCGCCCCGCTCGGAATTGCTGGGATAGTAGGCGTAAGCATTGCCCTCTGGCCCTGGTCCCTGGGAGTAAACGATCCGTACCTTGCTGTCTGCGGAGTCCGCCACTTCCACAAAATTCAGCGGCACAATTTCGCTGTAGTGGCGAAAGATTGCCCGCACGTTGTTTTTAACGGACTCTTCGACCTCTTGGATGTTGGTTTCATCCGAACCGGCGTTGTAAGTGCTAGCGGTGGCAGGGGAAATGAAGCTGTAGGTGATGGTGCCGCCGGGGCCCACGGGCCACTTGTCGGGAGCGCCTGAGTCAGTGGTGGCGATGATCGTATCCACCACGGGCGAACCGCTGCCGGCCGCTAGGGGGCGGGTGGGGGCTGAGCTGCCGTTGGTGCTGCCACCCCGGGCCGATCGACAGGCCCGACAACTGCAACGGGAAGATTCAGGAGCAGTGGGGAGAGAGGCGGGTGCGAGAACAGAGTCACTGAGAGAGAAAGTGGTCATAAAAATAATGAACGGTTTAACATCCCTTCAACCATTCATCCATTTATAGAAATCCTTTCTGTGAATGCCAAGGTAAAAAGGAAAGTGTTGCTATCCGTAAAGGAATGAATCCTAAATTGATGTTTTGTGGGGAGCTGTGATTAGTCCCTTTCCTTGAATTGGATCATTAGGGACGCAAGGTGATTGAGGCGATGATTGAGGCTCTCAGAATGCTTGCTCTGGAGTAAATTGACCCAAGAAGTTGGAGACTTTGTGGGAGCAAGATCAGGCTAGGGTTCTGGCCAAAGGGTGTCTAGGGTGATGCTGAGGCTCCAATCGGCATCGGTCAGCAAGGCTCCGCGTAGGTCGGCGCGACAGAGGTTCGCTCCGTGCAAATTGGCCCCTCGTAAGTCGGCCCCTTGCAGGTTGGCATCGCTGAGATTCGCCCAGGCAAAGTCTGCACCAACCAGGCTGGCTCCGGACAGGTCGGCTTCGGCCAGTTGAGCGGCGGCCCAGTGGGAACGATCGCCCCGTAATTCTCGGGCCTGGAGGCCGTGGGCTTGCAGTTGCCCAAATTCGGCCCCCAAGACCAAGGCGCGATCGAGCAGGGCCCCTTGCAAAATTGCCCCTTGGGCACGGGTGAAGGCCCAGGTCGATCGCGCCAGTTGTCCGCGACTGAGGTTGGCTCCCCGCAGGTCAGCTTCGGCCAGGTTCACGCCGGCCCAACTCACATCCCGCAAGTCTGCGTGGCGCAGGTCGGCTTGGCGGAAGTTGGCCGCAATGGCTTGGCTGTGGCGCAACTGAATTCCGAAGCCCTGCATCCCGATCGCCCGTAAACCGAGACCTTGCAGATGGGAACCGTTGGCCCCTTGCAAGTCGGCGTGATCGAGAATTGCTTGCTGGAGTTGGGCCCCGGCCAAGTCCCACTGGGGCAAACGCCAACCGCTCAGATCTGCACCGCGCAAGTCGGCAGGCCGATCGCCCTGTTGTGCCCGCCAATCGGCCCACTGTCGGGGCGATCGGGCCAAATACATAAGATCCGCTGCGTCTGCCACGATCGATTGCTACTCCTTTCGGGTCAGGAGCACCGGGGTGCGGCCATCGTTGCCGTCATCCCGATCGCGTCCAGAAACATGGGCGATCGCATCCTCAACCGCTGCCACCGCCGCCAAAATATCTCGCTCTTCGCCACCGAGGTACATCCGCCCAAAGCTGCCCACCGCCGTGATGTGCAGAATATTGATCAACGCGGCCTTTTCCGCCTCGTTGGCGGCCAGGGCCGCATAGGCCGCCGGTTCCACCTCAAAAACATAGAGGGTCTGACCCGCCAGCAGCATGTTGCCACGGCTGGTGCGGTTAATTAATTGCGCCTGGTGAGGATCAATATTGCGGATGATTTGGCTGGAGATGACGCGGGGCTTGAGGCGATCGCTCTCCCGCACTCCCAAAGCCTGCAAAATGGCCCGGCCCGCTGTCAGGGTTTCCCCTTGGCGGCTGGAGTGAATTTCTAACAGGCCATATAACCGTTCCACAAACTGCACGCCGGGCCGCACGGAGGTGGCCTTGAGGGCCACATCGGTGATGCGGTTGATTTC from Limnothrix sp. FACHB-406 includes:
- a CDS encoding pentapeptide repeat-containing protein: MADAADLMYLARSPRQWADWRAQQGDRPADLRGADLSGWRLPQWDLAGAQLQQAILDHADLQGANGSHLQGLGLRAIGMQGFGIQLRHSQAIAANFRQADLRHADLRDVSWAGVNLAEADLRGANLSRGQLARSTWAFTRAQGAILQGALLDRALVLGAEFGQLQAHGLQARELRGDRSHWAAAQLAEADLSGASLVGADFAWANLSDANLQGADLRGANLHGANLCRADLRGALLTDADWSLSITLDTLWPEP
- a CDS encoding matrixin family metalloprotease; the encoded protein is MTTFSLSDSVLAPASLPTAPESSRCSCRACRSARGGSTNGSSAPTRPLAAGSGSPVVDTIIATTDSGAPDKWPVGPGGTITYSFISPATASTYNAGSDETNIQEVEESVKNNVRAIFRHYSEIVPLNFVEVADSADSKVRIVYSQGPGPEGNAYAYYPSNSERGGAVHLQPANNSDPSTAFTSGPGSYGYSTLIHEIGHALGLKHPGNYNATANQDPGQPAENAGEEPFLDSARDNIVNTVMSYNGDAQQDKGFADPSTLMALDIAALQFLYGTNRGSRAENTTYRLDSSNLRTVQAIWDGGGNDTVDASALPAGDYLFDLIDNGRLTERSALGARIYKGKNEPTGPDYQDMGYGWVVGIGANLENVVGTAGTDEILGNALPNVLQGGAGNDQISGRIGPDTLDGGAGNDLLRGGFGFDVLIGGPGDDILSGDRGRDQLTGGDGADIFVLRTSTPAPTPEVTDILTDFTPGVDRIGLTDGFSPSAVAYAPFTLNGQAGTMMSIAGSSNAFLAFVPGVGAEAIGAALIASPVP